The Streptomyces griseiscabiei genomic sequence GCCGAGCACACCCACGGCAACCCCGACGAGCGCGGTCGCGACGGGAATGACCGCGGCACGCAGGGAGCGGAAGACGAAGACCAGAATGCCCAGGGCGATGAGCACGCCCACGGCTTCCCCGGGGCCCATCACCTTGACCTCGACCTTGGAGAAGGCGTCTCCGCCGATCTCCCCGGTCAGCCCCTCGCGACGTGCCTCGGCCACGAGTCGCTCGACGCCGTTGGTGGTCGCCTCGGAAAGGGTGCCGGTCTTGTCGGTGGTGAAGGTCAGTGCGGCGATGCCCGTCCGGCCGTCGGCCGAGACCGTCCCCGACGACGCGGAGGGTGCGGTGACCGACCTGACGCCCAGAACATCCGCCGCCTCATCGACCGTTCGCCGTACGATGCGGGCCACGTCGCCGGTCGTGAGGGTCTCACCGCGTGGGGCCCGAAAGACGATCCTTCCGGTGAGGTGGGACTGGTCGCTGGGGAACTCTGCCTGCACGACGTCGAGCGTGCGCTGGGCCTCGGTACCCGGGATGGTCGTCGAGGTGGTGAACGGCTTCATCAGGCCGAGGGCCGCCAGGACCGCGACGAGCAGCAGTACGGACCAAGCGCCGATGACGGACCATTTCCGCCGGTAGGCGAAACGGCCCAGGCGGTACAGCAGGGTGGACACGCGAAGACTCCCGATGGCCGGGGAATGGGAAATGAGCAGTGCCCCGACCGGTGGAGGACGCCAGTCGCCGAGGCCTGCCTTATCCACCGTAGGAACGCCTCCGGGCCACACTCCGCGAAACGGCCCTTCGGGACCGCTGTTCACACACAACTCCCATGGAACGCGCCACGCGGGTCGGAGACGATCAATTGAGCACCGAAGGCGGGCAGGGTCCCGCGGCACTGAGGAAAGGGTTGACGCGCATGCCCGACGAGAACGCCGCAGCCGTGGCGGAGTCCGAGCCACCGCTCGGGCGATTGCTCGTCGTCGACGACGAGCCGGCGATCCTGGACACCGTCGGCCGTTTCCTGCGGTTCATCGGCTACGAGGTCCGGACGGCCGCCACGGTGAAGGAAGCCCTTGCCGAGGCCCGCGACCACCTTCCCGAGCTCATCCTGCTGGACATCATGCTCCCGGACGGCGACGGCATCGAGGTCATGCGGCGGTTGCGCGCCGACGGCCTCCCGCACGCGGTTGTCTTCCTCACCGCACGTGACACACGTAAGGACCTGGTCAAGGCACTCGCAGCGGGTGGTGACGACTACGTCACCAAACCGTTCGGTCTCGACGAGGTGGCCGCCCGGATCGGTGCTGTGCTGCGCCGCACCCGCAGACCCGAGCACGAGAGCTCCGTCCTGCGGGTCGCCGACCTCGAACTCGACCCGGCCACCCACTCCGTACGCCGCGGCGGCACTGCGATCGGTCTCTCCCCGACCGAGTTCCGGCTGCTGCGCTACCTGATGCTGCACAGCGGTCGGATCGTGCCCCGGGCCCAACTCCTCGAACACGTCTGGTCGTACGACTTCAACGGCGACGACACCGTGGTCGCCACGTATATCAGCTACCTGCGCCGCAAACTCGACGCGCTCGGTCCACCCTTGATCCACACCCAGCGGGGCATCGGCTACGCCATCCGGGAGCCGGGATGCTGAAGCGGTTGCGCCGGTCGCCGCTTCGCGCGCGCCTGAGCATGGTCGTCACGGTGCTGTGCGCCGGCGCCATGGCAGCCACGGCACTCAGCTGGATTCTCAGCGGCGATCCGGCCGTGATCGTGCTCGTGGAACTGGCAGGGCTGACCGGTGTGGCCCTGGTGAGCACTACTGTCGTACGGCGGGAACTGCGCCCGCTGGAGCGGGCTGCGGACACGGCCGACACCATCGCCGCCGGCGACTTCGCCCAGCGGTTGACCGTAGCCGCCTCAGCACCCACCACGGAGGTCGGACGCCTCGCGGACGCCTTGAACGGGATGCTCGACCAGATCCAGGCCGCGCTCACCGCCCGCGAGCAGTCCGAGGAGCGGATGCGTCAGTTCGTGGCGGACGCCTCGCACGAACTGCGCACGCCGCTCCAATCCCTGCGCGGCTACGCCGAGTTGTACCAGAGCGGGGCGCTGCCGGACCGGGCCGCGGTGAACGAGGCGGTGGAGCGGATGCTCTCCGAGATCCATCGCATGACACGGCTGGTCGAGTCGCTCCTCGGGCTTGCCCGGTTCGACGAGCAGGACGAGGCAAGTCTTGAGCCGGTTGACCTGAGCGGGCTCGTACGCGACTGCTGCCGCGACGCCAGGGCAGTGGAGCCGTCACGGCCGACCGGGGCGTACATCGAGCCCGACGTGACAGTCAGCGGGGACGAGGCCCAGTTGCGGAGCCTGCTCAGCAATCTGCTCGGCAACGTCCGTATGCACACGGCACCGGATGTTCCCTGTCGGGTCACTCTGAGCACGTCGGGCGACGAGGTGATGCTACGGGTGGAGGACTTCGGCCCGGGTATCCCCCATGAGTCGCTCACCCACGTCTTCGACCGGTTCTATCGCGCCGACAAGGGCCGCAGCCGTGTCGACGGAGGCAGCGGGCTGGGACTGGCTATCGTGGCGGCGATCACGGACCTGCACCACGGCAGGATCCGTCTGGACAGCGTCCCCGGCCGTGGCACGCGGGTGGACGTCCTTCTGCCCGCGTCCCGCACCGGGTCGGTATCGGTCGATCGGGACACACTGCCGCGCTCGTCGGCAGATCGCGCTGAATGCTGACTTCGGCGGCCTGTCCCGGGGGCCCGCTCGTGACGAGCGGGCAGACCCGTCTGTCGGACACGGCCGTCCAAGGCCGCGAACTTCTTCTCCAGGTCAGCGAGGAAGCTGTCGCCACCGGGCAGCATCCCGGCGATGGCCCGGACCGTAGTGCCTGTGGAGCCCCTGAGCCGCCCTCGATGAAGGCGGCGGCCTCCGGGACGTATGCGGTCATCAGTTCCTTGAAGGCACGGGCCGCCTCTTCGCGGTCCAGCAGGTCGTCCATGCTCATGTCCACCGACAGGGGCGTTCGTTCGGCGGGGTCGGCGTCGAACGGAACCGTCCAGGTGTGGCGGCCCGAGCCCACCTCGACGCCGTCGCTGTCGCCGGGCAGGACAACCTCGGCGGCGGTGTTCGACGAGACGAGGGCCGTGACCGTCAGTTCGTGGTTGCCCTTCATCGTGGCAGAGTCCCGCGCCATGGACACGAACTACTGCTGAGCCACCGGCAATTCGCCCACGAGCTGTACCAGGTCGAGCACCGGGTGCTCAGGTTACTCGACGGGTTGCGTTGGTGACCCCGCGCTGGGCCGGATCCGAGAGGGCGGCAACCGCACTGTCGGCCTGGCCTTTCGTCGTACGCGGAAAGACCGCCCGAGATGTCGTCACTGGCGCCAGTCAGGATGCCATTCACCTCGTACCGCGAGGTGAATTCCGTCGACCGGCCCTGCTCGGCCGCCTCCACAGTGCCCCAGGTGTGTCGCCCCCTGAAGCGGGCTTCCAAGACTGCCCCGTTCGCCGCGGGCGCACGGGCGTCTGTCACGCGCGGCAGTGCCGATCTGGACACAGAAGATGTGAACTCCCCCAACTACCTTGCCATGAGCCGGACGTACATGAGCGTCACTCAAGGGTCCTCGCGGATCCATGAACTCTCCGAGGTACCAAGAGCTCCAGTTCGGCATTGGTGCCCGCGAGCCGACCGAGACTGCGCTGATATCGGCGCCAAGGAATGGCAGTTGTGGGGGTGTACCGGATAGCGCGAGAGCACCGGCTGCCGCGCGAGGCGGCGGGGCCTGTGCCACATGGCCCGACCACCGCGCGGCTCCTGGACGGCCCCTGACACGCCCGGCAGGTCGGTCTCGGCCAGGAACCATCAATCCCGGGCCGGCACGCATCAGCCGTCCCGCCTGAAGACATTTCCGCAGGCCGTGATCACGAAAGGCGACCGCCACCAGCAGCGAAGAATCCGCTGGCCAGCCCCCCGCCCCTGGCAGACGACCACCGCCACTCAGTGCCCCGTCAGCGGCTCATCGGCCCTA encodes the following:
- a CDS encoding response regulator transcription factor; the protein is MPDENAAAVAESEPPLGRLLVVDDEPAILDTVGRFLRFIGYEVRTAATVKEALAEARDHLPELILLDIMLPDGDGIEVMRRLRADGLPHAVVFLTARDTRKDLVKALAAGGDDYVTKPFGLDEVAARIGAVLRRTRRPEHESSVLRVADLELDPATHSVRRGGTAIGLSPTEFRLLRYLMLHSGRIVPRAQLLEHVWSYDFNGDDTVVATYISYLRRKLDALGPPLIHTQRGIGYAIREPGC
- a CDS encoding sensor histidine kinase; its protein translation is MLKRLRRSPLRARLSMVVTVLCAGAMAATALSWILSGDPAVIVLVELAGLTGVALVSTTVVRRELRPLERAADTADTIAAGDFAQRLTVAASAPTTEVGRLADALNGMLDQIQAALTAREQSEERMRQFVADASHELRTPLQSLRGYAELYQSGALPDRAAVNEAVERMLSEIHRMTRLVESLLGLARFDEQDEASLEPVDLSGLVRDCCRDARAVEPSRPTGAYIEPDVTVSGDEAQLRSLLSNLLGNVRMHTAPDVPCRVTLSTSGDEVMLRVEDFGPGIPHESLTHVFDRFYRADKGRSRVDGGSGLGLAIVAAITDLHHGRIRLDSVPGRGTRVDVLLPASRTGSVSVDRDTLPRSSADRAEC